The Cervus canadensis isolate Bull #8, Minnesota chromosome X, ASM1932006v1, whole genome shotgun sequence genome contains a region encoding:
- the PRRG3 gene encoding transmembrane gamma-carboxyglutamic acid protein 3, translating to MAVFLEAKNAHSVLKRFPRANEFLEELRQGTIERECMEEVCSYEEVKEVFEDKEKTMEFWKGYPNAVYSVRDPAQSSDAMYVVVPLLGVALLIVIALFIIWRCQLQKATRHHPSYAQNRYLASRAGHSLPRVMVYRGTVHSQGEASGHRETGSHPQVVLGPSRGGRTTVRLESTLYLPELSLSRLSSATPPPSYEEVTAPQESSSEEASVSYSDPPPKYEEIVAANPGSDK from the exons ATGGCAG TGtttctggaggccaagaatgcCCATTCGGTTCTGAAACGCTTCCCTCGTGCCAATGAGTTCCTGGAGGAGCTGCGCCAGGGCACCATTGAGCGGGAGTGCATGGAAGAGGTCTGCAGCTACGAGGAGGTCAAGGAGGTTTTCGAGGACAAGGAGAAAACG ATGGAGTTCTGGAAGGGGTACCCGAATGCGGTCTACTCAGTCCGAGACCCTGCACAGAGCTCAGATGCCATGTACGTGGTGGTGCCCCTTCTGGGGGTGGCGTTGCTGATCGTCATCGCCTTGTTCATCATCTGGAGGTGCCAGCTGCAGAAAGCCACCCGTCATCACCCCTCATATGCTCAGAACCGGTACCTAGCGAGTCGCGCAGGGCACAGCCTTCCCCGGGTCATGGTGTACCGGGGCACGGTGCACAGCCAGGGAGAGGCCTCTGGGCATCGGGAGACAGGGAGCCACCCACAGGTGGTGCTGGGGCCCAGTCGGGGGGGCAGAACCACCGTCCGGCTCGAGAGCACCCTCTACCTTCCCGAGCTGTCTCTCTCCAGACTGTCCAGCGCCACCCCTCCCCCGTCCTATGAGGAGGTGACAGCTCCCCAGGAGAGCAGCAGCGAGGAGGCAAGCGTGTCTTACAGTGACCCACCCCCGAAGTATGAGGAGATCGTGGCGGCCAACCCTGGCTCAGACAAGTAG